Proteins encoded within one genomic window of Siniperca chuatsi isolate FFG_IHB_CAS linkage group LG4, ASM2008510v1, whole genome shotgun sequence:
- the ca12 gene encoding uncharacterized protein ca12 isoform X1: MLKMWASPIICTVVSVFSTPPCASVFPLQCVSHIIPLQRFPSPACTSLQCGFPASGPSIINGSNLAQQRNPPFLLSWKMEQHTESMRSWTPGTVVDNWNTSWTGRTTVQRSALGYPGRRLSRHSPRSTCPRGRGRPPRRRGAKWTYNGPEGEHNWSKRYPYCGGAFQSPIDIKSELLRFDPTLHPIEVQNYNLSPIDQLTLGNNGHSIQVSLPSKMYISSLPHRYTAAQLHFHWGSSSRPAGSEHMVNSKQYAAEMHVVHFNSDKYPNMSMAVDKSDGLAVLGVLIEVGESNPAFEQFLKFINGIKYRDQRVQVPGFNIRALLPERLDEYYRYDGSLTTPPCYPSVLWTLFRNHVTISRKQFLALATALYSSHAQDSAPVPLNDNYRKPQLANSRVVLVSFKEGRGLHSTLTVTSPLTRKRIVQQLLVGDLADLADEGLNQLLPSGSEKLHAGKKKDLKNQQSETLAKSKQQMLNPSLWKKSQNDRSLGKLGLAEDALCYVSLEQRVLHQLKQSHTENQLVQALSDAVFPELNLKSYLDCKSDLALPAIRHILRRRPTDEAFELDRSLTKALMNQRKTSPAIKQSVPMTNYGGLPYATVPRKPHSQGYPHPWLLPMEWED, from the exons CGTGTTCTCCACTCCACCCTGTGCCAGTGTGTtccctctccagtgtgtgtctcacATCATTCCACTCCAGCGGTTTCCATCTCCAGCGTGTACTTCTCTCCAGTGTGGCTTTCCTGCCAGCGGCCCCTCCATCATCAATGGATCA AACCTGGCGCAGCAGCGGAACCCCCCCTTCCTCTTATCCTGGAAGATGGAACAGCATACCGAGTCAAtgagatcttggactcccgGCACCGTGGTGGACAACTGGAATACCTCGTGGACTGGGAGGACTACGGTCCAGAGGAGCGCTCTTGGGTACCCAGGCAGACGACTTTCACGCCATTCACCTAGATCGACCTGCCCCCGGGGAAGAGGAAGACCACCACGGCGTCGGG gtGCCAAATGGACATACAATG GGCCAGAGGGAGAGCACAACTGGTCCAAGCGTTATCCATATTGTGGTGGAGCTTTCCAGTCTCCAATAGACATCAAATCAGAGTTGCTAAGGTTCGACCCAACTTTACATCCAATTGAGGTTCAAAACTACAACCTGTCGCCCATTGATCAGCTTACTCTTGGAAACAATGGACATTCTA TACAAGTATCACTGCCCTCTAAGATGTACATCTCTAGCCTGCCACATCGTTACACGGCAGCTCAACTCCATTTCCACTGGGGCTCCTCCAGCAGACCTGCAGGCTCTGAACACATGGTGAACAGTAAGCAGTATGCAGCAGAG aTGCATGTAGTACACTTCAATTCAGACAAGTATCCCAATATGTCCATGGCTGTAGACAAATCTGACGGCCTGGCTGTGCTGGGTGTCCTGATTGAG GTTGGAGAGTCCAATCCAGCATTTGAACAGTTTCTGAAGTTCATCAATGGTATCAAATACAGGG ATCAGAGAGTGCAGGTGCCTGGTTTCAACATCAGAGCACTGCTGCCTGAACGTTTGGATGAGTATTATCGCTACGACGGGTCACTGACGACTCCTCCATGCTATCCCAGTGTCCTGTGGACATTGTTCAGGAATCATGTTACAATATCTCGCAAACAG TTTCTGGCCCTGGCAACAGCCCTCTACTCCTCCCATGCCCAGGACTCAGCCCCTGTGCCTCTGAATGACAACTACAGGAAACCACAGCTCGCCAACAGCCGAGTTGTGCTGGTATCTTTTAAGGAGG GCAGAGGACTGCACAGTACTCTTACAGTCACATCTCCGCTCACGAGGAAACGAAtcgttcagcagctgctggttgGCGACCTAGCTGACCTGGCTGATGAAGGGCTCAATCAGCTCCTACCAAGTGGCTCAGAGAAGCTTCATGCTGGCAAGAAGAAAGACCTCAAAAACCAGCAGAGTGAGACGCTAGCCAAATCCAAACAACAAATGCTGAATCCATCCCTGTGGAAGAAGAGCCAGAACGACCGCTCTCTGGGAAAGTTAGGGCTGGCTGAAGACGCACTGTGCTACGTCTCGCTGGAGCAGAGAGTTTTACATCAGCTCAAACAGTCCCACACTGAGAACCAGCTGGTTCAGGCTCTCAGTGATGCAGTTTTCCCTGAGCTCAACCTCAAGAGCTACCTGGACTGTAAATCAGACTTAGCCCTCCCCGCTATCAGACATATTCTCCGTAGACGGCCAACAGATGAGGCTTTTGAGTTAGATCGCTCTCTGACAAAAGCCTTGATGAATCAGAGGAAGACTTCACCAGCAATCAAGCAAAGTGTGCCAATGACAAACTATGGCGGTCTCCCCTATGCTACTGTTCCCAGGAAACCACACAGCCAGGGTTATCCACATCCTTGGCTTTTGCCAATGGAGTGGGAAGACTAG
- the ca12 gene encoding carbonic anhydrase 12 isoform X2, whose amino-acid sequence MHFLSFTPIVLLQLTFHAVLHGAKWTYNGPEGEHNWSKRYPYCGGAFQSPIDIKSELLRFDPTLHPIEVQNYNLSPIDQLTLGNNGHSIQVSLPSKMYISSLPHRYTAAQLHFHWGSSSRPAGSEHMVNSKQYAAEMHVVHFNSDKYPNMSMAVDKSDGLAVLGVLIEVGESNPAFEQFLKFINGIKYRDQRVQVPGFNIRALLPERLDEYYRYDGSLTTPPCYPSVLWTLFRNHVTISRKQFLALATALYSSHAQDSAPVPLNDNYRKPQLANSRVVLVSFKEGRGLHSTLTVTSPLTRKRIVQQLLVGDLADLADEGLNQLLPSGSEKLHAGKKKDLKNQQSETLAKSKQQMLNPSLWKKSQNDRSLGKLGLAEDALCYVSLEQRVLHQLKQSHTENQLVQALSDAVFPELNLKSYLDCKSDLALPAIRHILRRRPTDEAFELDRSLTKALMNQRKTSPAIKQSVPMTNYGGLPYATVPRKPHSQGYPHPWLLPMEWED is encoded by the exons ATGCACTTTCTGAGCTTCACACCCATCGTTCTACTACAGCTGACTTTTCACGCTGTACTGCATG gtGCCAAATGGACATACAATG GGCCAGAGGGAGAGCACAACTGGTCCAAGCGTTATCCATATTGTGGTGGAGCTTTCCAGTCTCCAATAGACATCAAATCAGAGTTGCTAAGGTTCGACCCAACTTTACATCCAATTGAGGTTCAAAACTACAACCTGTCGCCCATTGATCAGCTTACTCTTGGAAACAATGGACATTCTA TACAAGTATCACTGCCCTCTAAGATGTACATCTCTAGCCTGCCACATCGTTACACGGCAGCTCAACTCCATTTCCACTGGGGCTCCTCCAGCAGACCTGCAGGCTCTGAACACATGGTGAACAGTAAGCAGTATGCAGCAGAG aTGCATGTAGTACACTTCAATTCAGACAAGTATCCCAATATGTCCATGGCTGTAGACAAATCTGACGGCCTGGCTGTGCTGGGTGTCCTGATTGAG GTTGGAGAGTCCAATCCAGCATTTGAACAGTTTCTGAAGTTCATCAATGGTATCAAATACAGGG ATCAGAGAGTGCAGGTGCCTGGTTTCAACATCAGAGCACTGCTGCCTGAACGTTTGGATGAGTATTATCGCTACGACGGGTCACTGACGACTCCTCCATGCTATCCCAGTGTCCTGTGGACATTGTTCAGGAATCATGTTACAATATCTCGCAAACAG TTTCTGGCCCTGGCAACAGCCCTCTACTCCTCCCATGCCCAGGACTCAGCCCCTGTGCCTCTGAATGACAACTACAGGAAACCACAGCTCGCCAACAGCCGAGTTGTGCTGGTATCTTTTAAGGAGG GCAGAGGACTGCACAGTACTCTTACAGTCACATCTCCGCTCACGAGGAAACGAAtcgttcagcagctgctggttgGCGACCTAGCTGACCTGGCTGATGAAGGGCTCAATCAGCTCCTACCAAGTGGCTCAGAGAAGCTTCATGCTGGCAAGAAGAAAGACCTCAAAAACCAGCAGAGTGAGACGCTAGCCAAATCCAAACAACAAATGCTGAATCCATCCCTGTGGAAGAAGAGCCAGAACGACCGCTCTCTGGGAAAGTTAGGGCTGGCTGAAGACGCACTGTGCTACGTCTCGCTGGAGCAGAGAGTTTTACATCAGCTCAAACAGTCCCACACTGAGAACCAGCTGGTTCAGGCTCTCAGTGATGCAGTTTTCCCTGAGCTCAACCTCAAGAGCTACCTGGACTGTAAATCAGACTTAGCCCTCCCCGCTATCAGACATATTCTCCGTAGACGGCCAACAGATGAGGCTTTTGAGTTAGATCGCTCTCTGACAAAAGCCTTGATGAATCAGAGGAAGACTTCACCAGCAATCAAGCAAAGTGTGCCAATGACAAACTATGGCGGTCTCCCCTATGCTACTGTTCCCAGGAAACCACACAGCCAGGGTTATCCACATCCTTGGCTTTTGCCAATGGAGTGGGAAGACTAG